A genomic segment from Oryctolagus cuniculus chromosome 14, mOryCun1.1, whole genome shotgun sequence encodes:
- the LOC100352335 gene encoding olfactory receptor 2Y1B-like: MGSSSMIGAEEEMETTNDSAGGYFILVGFSERPKLEVILSLFVLTFYSVTLVGNIAIILLSILDVRFHTPMYFFLRNLSVLDLCFTTSIVPQMLVNMWGGSKKISYAGCMVQYWVALALGSTECVLLAVMAVDRYVAVCWPLRYASIMHPTLCYFLAAASWSSGFANSFLQSSMAMVLPRCGNRRVDHFFCELLIIVKLSCVDTGPTESKMFIARLIILGMPVSIILTSYVCIAKAVLKMRSAEGRKKAFGTCASHLIVVSLFYGTIMFLYLQPKDNYSQDQSKALAVLYMILAPTLNPLIYTLRNKDVKKAIRKVVGKEQV, encoded by the coding sequence ATGGGATCTTCCTCAATGATAGGTGCTGAAGAGGAGATGGAAACAACCAATGATAGTGCAGGTGGATATTTCATCTTAGTGGGCTTCTCTGAACGACCCAAGTTGGAGGTgatcctctccctctttgttttgACATTCTACAGTGTAACCCTTGTGGGTAACATTGCCATCATCTTACTGTCAATCCTGGATGTTAGATtccacacacccatgtacttcttcctcagaAACCTCTCTGTGCTCGACCTCTGCTTCACCACCAGCATTGTGCCCCAGATGCTGGTGAACATGTGGGGAGGCAGCAAGAAGATTAGCTATGCTGGTTGCATGGTCCAGTACTGGGTGGCATTGGCACTTGGCTCCACTGAGTGTGTCCTCCTTGCAGTGATGGCAGTTGACCGCTATGTTGCAGTCTGCTGGCCTCTGCGCTATGCCTCCATCATGCACCCTACATTATGTTACTTCCTGGCAGCAGCTTCTTGGTCCTCTGGCTTTGCCAACTCGTTTCTGCAGTCCTCGATGGCCATGGTACTGCCTCGATGTGGAAATCGGCGTGTGGATCATTTCTTTTGTGAGCTGCTGATTATTGTGAAGCTGTCCTGTGTGGATACTGGCCCAACGGAGTCCAAAATGTTTATTGCTAGGCTAATCATCCTGGGCATGCCTGTTTCCATCATCCTGACTTCTTATGTGTGCATTGCCAAAGCAGTGCTGAAAATGCGTTCTGCAGAGGGCAGGAAAAAGGCATTTGGGACCTGTGCTTCCCACCTGATTGTGGTCTCACTTTTTTATGGAACCATTATGTTTTTGTATCTGCAACCAAAGGACAACTATTCACAGGACCAGAGCAAGGCACTGGCAGTACTCTACATGATCTTGGCACCCACTCTCAACCCCCTGATCTACACACTGAGAAACAAAGATGTGAAGAAAGCAATCAGGAAGGTGGTAGGGAAGGAGCAGGTTTAG